A portion of the Cryptomeria japonica chromosome 5, Sugi_1.0, whole genome shotgun sequence genome contains these proteins:
- the LOC131067145 gene encoding uncharacterized protein LOC131067145 isoform X2 produces the protein MRTRSANPDPKSDSGKKVPPKKGVSKTPTKTDVSDSMKESAVVSTEKRTESTPGDKVSITDDQGRQTTPKALSSKSGAGMREVKGNTGPPKSAEKKVTTMDKVGADAKTKIAATSKTKGIDAHKLKSTENYLSHSQVKNSGSSEEKQKHAVKVGQKEVRIDEKVVKGTQDMIGKLTAGTGKAKEDSLSKKVVAEGSESKAENVVESQLDPEVTMESGGEEGEEEVDHEDLEHEGEEIEEYDGEEGYEEAEGEEDEGNYEDAEAGEDELEEDVEQHEIEMPAVVQERRRKKELEVFVGGLDKDAVEEDLRKVFAQVGDVVEVRLLRNPLTNKNKGFAFVGFATTEEAKRAVAELKNVSIRGKRVGVAPSEDNDTLFLGNICKTWTKEAVKKRLKDYGVEGLEEITLVGDTQNEGLSRGFAFLEFGTHMDAMNAYKRLQKPDVIFGGDRTAKVAFAEPLREPDAEVMAQVKSVFVDGLPQFWDEDRVKEHLKTFGEIEKVVLSRNMPTAKRRDFGFVNFASHEQALACIEGLNNTMIIEGETKLKVKVRLANPLPKSQAVKGGMRGGFPIGHTGIGIRTRPGWRKLGVGERYPFKKIGISRGRGFISRGHARVLTSRGGRLSVKDDDDVNDLFRTFREQLIHDERRTTSGRARRSAGTLRRGSYRGYSRQNDAYYRRTSAAARVGEDYVSRSASGNRPVAYKPSYGPRRSSLPHAGARTALPRRQSFPPTEDVYSRRLDRDLEDTRLRPDTYTYEDANPGTKRPYAAVDEHSGYAEPSRGHTRTRYDYSGPVSSGARYSGHQTLATTYDGLAADSVGTGTGLYSSGYAGTSDYYRSDVGGSSYSSLYGGSRTLGGGSYY, from the exons ATGAGGACTCGTAGTGCAAATCCTGACCCAAAATCTGATTCAGGAAAGAAAGTACCTCCAAAGAAAGGAGTAAGTAAAACCCCAACAAAAACGGATGTTTCAGATTCCATGAAAGAATCTGCAGTAGTTTCTACTGAGAAAAGGACTGAATCAACACCTGGAGACAAGGTATCAATAACTGACGATCAAGGCAGGCAGACAACTCCAAAGGCGCTGAGTTCTAAATCAGGAGCAG GGATGAGAGAAGTGAAAGGAAACACAGGACCACCTAAATCTGCAGAAAAGAAAGTTACAACAATGGACAAAGTTGGTGCAGATGCAAAGACTAAAATTGCTGCAACATCTAAGACAAAAGGAATTGATGCTCATAAACTCAAATCTACAGAAAATTATTTGTCACATTCCCAGGTGAAAAATTCTGGCTCCAGTGAGGAGAAACAGAAACATGCAGTTAAGGTAGGACAGAAAGAGGTTAGAATAGATGAGAAGGTAGTGAAGGGGACTCAGGATATGATTGGGAAATTAACTGCAGGCACTGGTAAAGCCAAAGAAGATTCTTTATCCAAAAAAGTTGTTGCAGAAGGCAGTGAATCCAAGGCAGAAAATGTTGTAGAAAGTCAGCTTGACCCAGAGGTAACCATGGAGTCTGGTGGTGAGGAAGGTGAGGAAGAAGTGGACCATGAAGATTTAGAGCATGAAGGTGAGGaaattgaagaatatgatggtgaagAAGGGTATGAAGAAGCAGAGGGTGAAGAGGATGAGGGCAATTATGAAGATGCTGAGGCAGGTGAAGATGAACTTGAGGAAGATGTGGAacaacatgaaattgaaatgccCGCTGTTGTTCAGGAAAGGAGAAGAAAAAAGGAACTTGAGGTTTTTGTAGGAGGATTGGACAAGGATGCAGTTGAAGAGGATCTAAGGAAGGTGTTTGCGCAAGTTGGAGATGTAGTTGAAGTGCGCTTATTGAGGAATCCACtaacaaataaaaataaaggttttgCATTTGTTGGATTTGCAACCACAGAAGAAGCAAAGCGTGCTGTGGCTGAGCTGAAAAATGTTAGC ATTCGAGGAAAGCGTGTTGGTGTGGCTCCCAGTGAGGACAACGATACCCTTTTTTTGGGTAACATTTGCAAGACGTGGACAAAGGAAGCA GTAAAAAAGAGGCTTAAAGATTATGGAGTAGAGGGTCTGGAAGAGATCACCTTGGTTGGGGATACACAGAATGAAGGATTAAGTCGTGGGTTTGCCTTCCTTGAATTTGGTACACATATGGATGCAATGAATGCATACAAACGGCTTCAGAAGCCTGATGTTATTTTTGGAGGTGACAGAACTGCCAAAGTGGCATTTGCTGAGCCCCTTCGTGAACCCGATGCAGAGGTCATGGCCCAG GTCAAATCAGTTTTTGTTGATGGACTTCCACAATTTTGGGATGAAGACCGAGTGAAGGAACACCTGAAAACGTTTGGAGAAATAGAAAAGGTTGTGCTGTCTCGTAACATGCCAACTGCAAAGCGAAGGGATTTTGGATTTGTAAATTTTGCTAGTCACGAGCAAGCTCTTGCATGTATTGAAGGTTTAAACAACACCATGATTATTGAAGGAGAGACTAAG TTAAAGGTCAAAGTTAGACTTGCCAATCCACTTCCAAAGAGTCAAGCAGTGAAAGGGGGAATGCGTGGTGGATTCCCCATTGGCCACACTGGTATTGGCATTCGAACCAGACCAG GTTGGAGAAAGCTTGGAGTTGGTGAAAGATATCCTTTCAAGAAAATAGGGATCTCACGAGGGAGGGGTTTTATCTCTAGAGGGCATGCTCGGGTGCTTACAAGTCGTGGTGGAAGATTATCAGTcaaagatgatgatgatgtaaatgaTTTGTTTCGTACTTTCCGTGAACAGCTTATTCATGATGAAAGGCGCACCACTAGTGGTCGAGCTCGACGATCAGCAG GGACTTTAAGAAGGGGTTCTTATAGAGGTTATTCAAGACAGAATGATGCATATTATCGTCGAACATCAGCTGCTGCAAGAGTGGGTGAAGACTATGTCAGCAGGTCTGCTTCTGGAAACAGACCAGTAGCATACAAGCCTAGCTATGGGCCAAGGCGCAGCAGTTTGCCACATGCTGGAGCAAGGACTGCCCTACCCAGAAGGCAATCATTTCCACCCACTGAAGATGTCTATAGCAGACGTCTGGATAGAGATCTTGAGGACACTCGCCTTAGACCTGATACATACACATATGAAGATGCCAATCCTGGAACAAAGCGTCCATATGCTGCAGTG GATGAACATTCAGGATATGCTGAACCTAGTAGAGGTCATACTCGGACTCGTTATGATTATTCTGGTCCTGTTTCCAGTGGTGCACGTTACTCGGGTCATCAAACACTTGCCACTACATATGATGGTCTTGCAGCAG ATTCTGTTGGAACTGGTACCGGACTCTATTCCTCTGGTTATGCAGGGACTAGTGATTACTATCGTTCTGAT GTGGGTGGTAGCTCTTATTCATCCCTCTATGGAGGCAGCCGTACGCTGGGAGGTGGCTCCTATTATTAG
- the LOC131067145 gene encoding uncharacterized protein LOC131067145 isoform X1 — translation MRTRSANPDPKSDSGKKVPPKKGVSKTPTKTDVSDSMKESAVVSTEKRTESTPGDKVSITDDQGRQTTPKALSSKSGAGDKTPAEGMREVKGNTGPPKSAEKKVTTMDKVGADAKTKIAATSKTKGIDAHKLKSTENYLSHSQVKNSGSSEEKQKHAVKVGQKEVRIDEKVVKGTQDMIGKLTAGTGKAKEDSLSKKVVAEGSESKAENVVESQLDPEVTMESGGEEGEEEVDHEDLEHEGEEIEEYDGEEGYEEAEGEEDEGNYEDAEAGEDELEEDVEQHEIEMPAVVQERRRKKELEVFVGGLDKDAVEEDLRKVFAQVGDVVEVRLLRNPLTNKNKGFAFVGFATTEEAKRAVAELKNVSIRGKRVGVAPSEDNDTLFLGNICKTWTKEAVKKRLKDYGVEGLEEITLVGDTQNEGLSRGFAFLEFGTHMDAMNAYKRLQKPDVIFGGDRTAKVAFAEPLREPDAEVMAQVKSVFVDGLPQFWDEDRVKEHLKTFGEIEKVVLSRNMPTAKRRDFGFVNFASHEQALACIEGLNNTMIIEGETKLKVKVRLANPLPKSQAVKGGMRGGFPIGHTGIGIRTRPGWRKLGVGERYPFKKIGISRGRGFISRGHARVLTSRGGRLSVKDDDDVNDLFRTFREQLIHDERRTTSGRARRSAGTLRRGSYRGYSRQNDAYYRRTSAAARVGEDYVSRSASGNRPVAYKPSYGPRRSSLPHAGARTALPRRQSFPPTEDVYSRRLDRDLEDTRLRPDTYTYEDANPGTKRPYAAVDEHSGYAEPSRGHTRTRYDYSGPVSSGARYSGHQTLATTYDGLAADSVGTGTGLYSSGYAGTSDYYRSDVGGSSYSSLYGGSRTLGGGSYY, via the exons ATGAGGACTCGTAGTGCAAATCCTGACCCAAAATCTGATTCAGGAAAGAAAGTACCTCCAAAGAAAGGAGTAAGTAAAACCCCAACAAAAACGGATGTTTCAGATTCCATGAAAGAATCTGCAGTAGTTTCTACTGAGAAAAGGACTGAATCAACACCTGGAGACAAGGTATCAATAACTGACGATCAAGGCAGGCAGACAACTCCAAAGGCGCTGAGTTCTAAATCAGGAGCAGGTGATAAAACCCCAGCAGAAG GGATGAGAGAAGTGAAAGGAAACACAGGACCACCTAAATCTGCAGAAAAGAAAGTTACAACAATGGACAAAGTTGGTGCAGATGCAAAGACTAAAATTGCTGCAACATCTAAGACAAAAGGAATTGATGCTCATAAACTCAAATCTACAGAAAATTATTTGTCACATTCCCAGGTGAAAAATTCTGGCTCCAGTGAGGAGAAACAGAAACATGCAGTTAAGGTAGGACAGAAAGAGGTTAGAATAGATGAGAAGGTAGTGAAGGGGACTCAGGATATGATTGGGAAATTAACTGCAGGCACTGGTAAAGCCAAAGAAGATTCTTTATCCAAAAAAGTTGTTGCAGAAGGCAGTGAATCCAAGGCAGAAAATGTTGTAGAAAGTCAGCTTGACCCAGAGGTAACCATGGAGTCTGGTGGTGAGGAAGGTGAGGAAGAAGTGGACCATGAAGATTTAGAGCATGAAGGTGAGGaaattgaagaatatgatggtgaagAAGGGTATGAAGAAGCAGAGGGTGAAGAGGATGAGGGCAATTATGAAGATGCTGAGGCAGGTGAAGATGAACTTGAGGAAGATGTGGAacaacatgaaattgaaatgccCGCTGTTGTTCAGGAAAGGAGAAGAAAAAAGGAACTTGAGGTTTTTGTAGGAGGATTGGACAAGGATGCAGTTGAAGAGGATCTAAGGAAGGTGTTTGCGCAAGTTGGAGATGTAGTTGAAGTGCGCTTATTGAGGAATCCACtaacaaataaaaataaaggttttgCATTTGTTGGATTTGCAACCACAGAAGAAGCAAAGCGTGCTGTGGCTGAGCTGAAAAATGTTAGC ATTCGAGGAAAGCGTGTTGGTGTGGCTCCCAGTGAGGACAACGATACCCTTTTTTTGGGTAACATTTGCAAGACGTGGACAAAGGAAGCA GTAAAAAAGAGGCTTAAAGATTATGGAGTAGAGGGTCTGGAAGAGATCACCTTGGTTGGGGATACACAGAATGAAGGATTAAGTCGTGGGTTTGCCTTCCTTGAATTTGGTACACATATGGATGCAATGAATGCATACAAACGGCTTCAGAAGCCTGATGTTATTTTTGGAGGTGACAGAACTGCCAAAGTGGCATTTGCTGAGCCCCTTCGTGAACCCGATGCAGAGGTCATGGCCCAG GTCAAATCAGTTTTTGTTGATGGACTTCCACAATTTTGGGATGAAGACCGAGTGAAGGAACACCTGAAAACGTTTGGAGAAATAGAAAAGGTTGTGCTGTCTCGTAACATGCCAACTGCAAAGCGAAGGGATTTTGGATTTGTAAATTTTGCTAGTCACGAGCAAGCTCTTGCATGTATTGAAGGTTTAAACAACACCATGATTATTGAAGGAGAGACTAAG TTAAAGGTCAAAGTTAGACTTGCCAATCCACTTCCAAAGAGTCAAGCAGTGAAAGGGGGAATGCGTGGTGGATTCCCCATTGGCCACACTGGTATTGGCATTCGAACCAGACCAG GTTGGAGAAAGCTTGGAGTTGGTGAAAGATATCCTTTCAAGAAAATAGGGATCTCACGAGGGAGGGGTTTTATCTCTAGAGGGCATGCTCGGGTGCTTACAAGTCGTGGTGGAAGATTATCAGTcaaagatgatgatgatgtaaatgaTTTGTTTCGTACTTTCCGTGAACAGCTTATTCATGATGAAAGGCGCACCACTAGTGGTCGAGCTCGACGATCAGCAG GGACTTTAAGAAGGGGTTCTTATAGAGGTTATTCAAGACAGAATGATGCATATTATCGTCGAACATCAGCTGCTGCAAGAGTGGGTGAAGACTATGTCAGCAGGTCTGCTTCTGGAAACAGACCAGTAGCATACAAGCCTAGCTATGGGCCAAGGCGCAGCAGTTTGCCACATGCTGGAGCAAGGACTGCCCTACCCAGAAGGCAATCATTTCCACCCACTGAAGATGTCTATAGCAGACGTCTGGATAGAGATCTTGAGGACACTCGCCTTAGACCTGATACATACACATATGAAGATGCCAATCCTGGAACAAAGCGTCCATATGCTGCAGTG GATGAACATTCAGGATATGCTGAACCTAGTAGAGGTCATACTCGGACTCGTTATGATTATTCTGGTCCTGTTTCCAGTGGTGCACGTTACTCGGGTCATCAAACACTTGCCACTACATATGATGGTCTTGCAGCAG ATTCTGTTGGAACTGGTACCGGACTCTATTCCTCTGGTTATGCAGGGACTAGTGATTACTATCGTTCTGAT GTGGGTGGTAGCTCTTATTCATCCCTCTATGGAGGCAGCCGTACGCTGGGAGGTGGCTCCTATTATTAG